The following coding sequences are from one Eucalyptus grandis isolate ANBG69807.140 chromosome 11, ASM1654582v1, whole genome shotgun sequence window:
- the LOC104425123 gene encoding thioredoxin H-type isoform X2: MHGDDSDEHVEFAGGNVHIVTTKESWDQKLSEANKDGKIVLANFSATWCGPCKMMAPFYSELSEKHSSIMFLVVDVDELTEMSTSWDIKATPTFFFLRDGQQIDKLVGANKPELQKKITAILDSANPR; encoded by the exons ATGCATGGAGATGATTCTGATGAGCATGTTGAATTTGCTGGTGGGAATGTACACATCGTTACTACCAAAGAAAGCTGGGATCAGAAGCTGTCAGAAGCAAATAAAGATGGCAAGATT GTTCTTGCAAATTTCAGTGCAACCTGGTGTGGTCCTTGTAAGATGATGGCACCATTCTATTCAGAACTGTCCGAGAAACATTCTTCTATCATGTTTCTGGTGGTTGATGTGGATGAGCTAACT GAGATGAGCACATCTTGGGATATTAAAGCCACTcccactttcttcttcctcagagaTGGCCAGCAAATCGACAAGCTAGTGGGTGCCAACAAGCCTGAGCTTCAGAAGAAGATCACTGCAATCCTTGATTCCGCCAACCCACGTTAG
- the LOC104425123 gene encoding thioredoxin H-type isoform X1 has protein sequence MGQCYPKNQMHGDDSDEHVEFAGGNVHIVTTKESWDQKLSEANKDGKIVLANFSATWCGPCKMMAPFYSELSEKHSSIMFLVVDVDELTEMSTSWDIKATPTFFFLRDGQQIDKLVGANKPELQKKITAILDSANPR, from the exons ATGGGACAGTGTTACCCAAAG AACCAAATGCATGGAGATGATTCTGATGAGCATGTTGAATTTGCTGGTGGGAATGTACACATCGTTACTACCAAAGAAAGCTGGGATCAGAAGCTGTCAGAAGCAAATAAAGATGGCAAGATT GTTCTTGCAAATTTCAGTGCAACCTGGTGTGGTCCTTGTAAGATGATGGCACCATTCTATTCAGAACTGTCCGAGAAACATTCTTCTATCATGTTTCTGGTGGTTGATGTGGATGAGCTAACT GAGATGAGCACATCTTGGGATATTAAAGCCACTcccactttcttcttcctcagagaTGGCCAGCAAATCGACAAGCTAGTGGGTGCCAACAAGCCTGAGCTTCAGAAGAAGATCACTGCAATCCTTGATTCCGCCAACCCACGTTAG